From the Simplicispira suum genome, the window AGCGCGATCGGGATTTGTATCAGGCCCAGCTCGACATCTTCCTCGATCCGCACGACCCGGTTGTCATTGAGCAGGCGCGTCGTGACGGTATCCCTGAGGCGTGGCTGGAAGGCGCCCGCAGGAGCCCGGTCTACAAAATGGCCGTGGACTGGAAAGTGGCGCTGCCGCTGCACCCTGAGTACCGTACGCTGCCCATGGTTTGGTATGTGCCGCCGCTCTCGCCCATCACCTCGGCGGCCAACGCCGGCAAGATCGGCGTCAATGGCGAGCTGCCCGACATTGCCGAGATGCGTATCCCGGTGCAATACCTGGCCAACCTGCTGACTGCGGGCGACACCGCGCCAGTTGTGCGCGCGCTGCAGCGCATGCTGGCAATGCGTGCGTACCAGCGCAGCAAGCACGTGGACAACGAACAGAACCTCGCCGTGTTGGAGCAGGTCGGTCTCACCATGGCAGAGGTCGAGGACATGTACCACATCATGGCGATTGCCAACTACGAAGATCGGTTTGTGATTCCCACAACGCACCGGGAATACGCCGAGAACGCCTTCGACGTGCGCGGTGGCTGCGGCTTCACTTTTGGCAACGGTTGCTCCGAAGGCAGCAGCGAGGTCAGCCTGTTTGGTGGCAGCAAGAAGCGCACCATTCCGATCAAGATGGAGGTGTAGGCATGGCGCTGTTCAATCACACCCCCCACGCCAGCAAAAGCCTGCGCGTGCTGGCACGTCTGCTGGGTTATCCGGACGCCGATCTGCGCACCCACTTGCCCGAGCTGCGCGCTGCGCTGCACGAAGAGAAGGCCTTGGCTGCACCGCGCCTGGCCGAGCTGGAAGCGCTCATCGAGACACTCAGCCGCAAGGCTGTGTTGGATATCGAATCCGACTATGTCGAGCTGTTTGACCGTGGCCGGGCCACGTCGCTGCACTTGTTCGAGCACGTGCACGGCGATTCGCGCGACCGGGGGCCGGCCATGATCGATCTGGCCAAGACCTACGAGCAAACCGGCCTGTTTCTGGGCGAGGGCGAACTGCCCGATTTTCTGCCGGTGGTGTTGGAGTTCACATCCACGCTGGCGCCGCGCCAGGCACGCGAGTTCCTGAGCGAGATGGCGCACATCTTCAATGCCATCTTCGCTGCGCTCCAACAGCGGGAAAGCCCGTACGCCGCCGTGCTCGGTGCTTTGCTGGAGTTGTCCGGTGAGAAAGCCTCGCCGGTCGATATCGCACCCGAGGAGTCCATTGACGCCGTCTGGGAGGAGCCTGTCGTGTTCGACGGCTGCTCATCGAAGGGCCAAGCACGGCCCGACCAGGCCCAACCCATCCACATCGTGCCCAAATCTGCCCGCCAGGCACTCTCTTCCCTAGGAGCACAGCCATGACTTCCCTGAACGGTTTTCTCTTTGGGGTCTACCCCTACATTTGTCTGACGGTGTTTTTGCTCGGCAGCCTGCTGCGTTTCGACCGCGACCAATACACCTGGAAAAGCGACTCGTCGCAAATGCTGCGGACCGGTTTGCTGCGCTGGGGCAGCAATCTGTTCCACGTCGGCATCCTGTTCCTGTTCTTTGGTCACTTGGTCGGGTTGCTGGCGCCGCACGCTTTTTATGCGCACTTCCTGGAAGCCTCGGTGAAGCAAAAAATCGCCATCTACTCGGGCGGCACCTTTGGGGTGCTGTGCTTCATTGGCCTGACGATGCTGATCTATCGCCGCATGTTTGATGAACGCATTCGCTACACCAGCCACAAAACCGACTTGGCGATCCTGCTTATCCTGTGGGTTCAGCTGGTTGTGGGCCTGATTACGTTGCCGTTTTCGTGGGCGCATTCAGATGGCAGCGTCATGCTGATCCTGGCCGATTGGGCGCAGCGCATCCTGACACTGCGTACGGTCGATGCCGAGGTGTTGGCGGGTCTCCCTTGGCCTTACCTGGTGCATATCGTGTTTGGCATGACGATCTTCTTGTTGTTCCCGTTCAGCCGTCTGGTGCATGTGTGGAGCGGCTTTGCATCGGTCGGCTACCTCCTGCGCCCGTACCAAATCGTGCGCAGCCGGCGCCTCCACGTGGGCGTCACCACCCGCTCGTCGCATGCGCCGAAGCCGGTGCAGGCAAGTCATCCTGCTGCTCCGTCAAAAGGAAAATTCTCGTGAGTATTTCCCCCCCAGTCTCCCCGCTGGCAGATGCCGGCAGTTGTGGCAGCGGATGTGGTTGTGGCAACGCCACTGCCAGCGCCCCAGCACTCAGCGCGCAAGACATGCTCACTGCCACCATCAATCGCATCGCCTTGCATGCGCAGGGGCAGCGCCCTGAAGCTGGCGAACTGCGCGAGCTTGCCTATGCCGAGCTGCTGCGCCAGCGCGCAGTCTCGCTTGGGCTCCTGCCCGAGCACACCGGGCCCATGGCGCCTGAACTGAGCGAATCCGAACGCCAGATCCTGGAGGCCATGGTTGATCGCGAAGTCAGCAGCCCGCAGCCCGAAGAGGTTGAATGCCAGCGCTACCACCAGGCCCACGCTTGTGAGTTCACGGTCGGACAGGCGCTGCACATGCGGCATATCCTGTTTGCGGTCACGCCTGGAATCAACGTACAGGCCCTGGCCGTGCACGCTGAAAAAGCACTGCTTGAACTGACCCACAAGGACACCCCGCCAGATCGTTTCGCTAAACGTGCTGCGGAGTTGTCCAACTGCCCCACCAGCAGCCAGGGTGGCGATTTGGGTTGGGTCGGTCCGGACGACTGCGCTCCCGAGCTGGCCAAAGCGCTGTTTCACCAGTCGCACAACCAGAGCGGCGTGGGCGTGCATCCGACGCTGGTGCACAGCCGGTTTGGTTTTCACATTGTCGAAGTGCTGGAGCGCCGGGCGGGGACAGAGCCGACCTATGCCGAGGTGCGCGAGCGCATTGCACGCCTGCTGGCAATGCAGTCCCGTGCCCGCGCGTTGTACCAATACATGGCTTTGCTCGCTGGCGAGGCCGAGCTCGAAAATATCGTTCTCGACGCGGCCGATTCTCCCTTGGTGCAGTAGGCATGGGCCTGCAGGGCGGCGCCAGCGGAGAAGATTGCGACAGTAGCGCGGCGGGCGGTGACGATCTGCTGTTGCGACTGCGCAGTTTCAAGTCCGACTATTTTCCTCTGCACCAGCAGCGCTTTCAGGACTTGGTGGCCGAGGGTCAGCACCCCACCACCCTGTTCATTGGATGCTCCGATTCGCGCCTGCTGCCCTATCTGCTGACGGGTGCCGGACCGGGCGAACTGTTTTTGGTGCGCAACGTTGGCGCCTTTGTGCCGCCCTACGACGGCTCATACGGCCACCATGGCACGGCAGCTGCGATCGAGTTTGCGGTGCTTAGCCTGCAGGTAGGGCACATCATCGTCTGTGGACATAGCCACTGCGGTGCGATCAAGGCGCTGTATGAAGAAGTCCCGGCGGAGGCCAACAACTTGCGCCGCTGGCTCGATCTGGGACGCGATGCCGCATTGCCGGTGGTTCCCACTCCGGACGCACTGCGCCGCACAGAACAGCGTGCCGTGGTGCTGCAGCTCGAACGTTTAATGGACTATCCCATGGTGCGCAGGCGCGTGGTAGCGGGCCAGATCAGCTTGCACGGCTGGCATTGCGTCATTGAAGACGGTGAAGTCCACGTGTTCGACGTCCAGAGCGGTCGCTTTGTCGCGGCGTCCGTGGCCACGCACAGTGGTACAGGGCCATACCATCCTTACGTCGAGCACGACGGGCAGGTCTTGTCGGATGAAAACCCTTAGTCGAGCAGAAAATTGTAAAAAGATTCTCTGCGAGAAATTTGCTCTAAGTGCGCGCCAGGCTTGAGATCGTCCTGTTTTTTCTATGCGAGCTAGCACAAAAGGGGAAGACCGCTTGGGATGCCTGGCTCGCCTGAAAAGGCTAAACTGAGCTCGCTTTCCGAGCCCACTTTTCACGGTGGGTGGACTTCGCCCGACGCGCTGTGCAGCGCGTTTTTGTCATATTACCTACGGACTCCACCATGAAGAGAGAAGACCTGGGCCGCGCGCAAGACGTCACGGCCATCCAGCCCATCAGCCTTGATGTACTGCAGGAAAAATATCTCAAACCGGGCGAGACCAGCGTCGAAGACCTCTTTCGCCGTGTAGCGCGTGCACTGGCTTCTGTTGAAGCCGAGGGCGAGCGGGAAAAGTACGAAGCCCTGTTCCTGGCCAACATGCATGCAGGCGCGATTGGCGCCGGACGCATCATGAGCGCCGCTGGCACCACCATTCAGGCGACGCTGATCAACTGCTTCGTTCAGCCCGTGGGCGACTGCATCCAGGGGATGGACGACGAAGGATTTCCTGGCATTTACGAGGCGCTGCGCGAGGCTGCCGAAACCATGCGGCGCGGCGGTGGCGTTGGCTACGATTTTTCGCGCATTCGCCCGCGCGGGGCCGAGGTCAAAGGCACGCATTCAATGGCGTCCGGGCCATGCAGCTACATCAACGTGTTCGATCAGTCCTGCTCCACGGTGGAAAGCGCGGGCGCGCGGCGTGGTGCACAGATGGGCGTGCTGCGCATTGATCACCCGGATGTGATGGATTTCATCACCGCGAAGCGCACGCCGGGTCGTTGGAACAATTTCAATGTGTCGGTGGGGGTGAGTGACGCCTTCGTGCAGGCCGTGCTGGATGATCAGCCCTGGGAGCTGGTACACAAGGCGCGCCCTGGGGCCACGGTGATGGGTACGGGCGCCTATCAGCGCGCCGACGGCAAATGGGTGTACGCAAGCCTGCCCGCGCGCGAGCTGTGGGACACCATCATGAAGTCGACCTACGACTTCGCAGAGCCCGGCATCCTTTTCCTGGATCAGATCAACACCGACAACAACCTGCACTATTGCGAGGACATCAACGCCACCAATCCTTGTGGCGAGCAGCCGCTGCCATCGTATGGCTGCTGCGATCTGGGTCCCATCATTCTGACGCGTTTCGTGCGCCATCCGTTTGGCTTTGACGGTGTTCCCGCGTTTGATTTTGCCGCCTTTGAAAAATCCGTGGCTTTGCAGGTGCGCGCCCTGGACAACGTGCTTGACGTCACGTTCTGGCCCTTGCCGCAGCAGCGCGACGAGGCCCATGCCAAGCGCCGCATTGGTGTCGGCTTCACCGGCATGGGCAACACCCTGGCCATGCTCTGCGTTCGTTACGACAAGGACGAAGGTCGCGCGATGGCGGCACGCATCGCCGAGCACATGCGCGATGCCGCGTATTCCGCGTCGGTGGATCTGGCGATTGAAAAGGGCCGTTTCCCCAAGTTCGACGCCGACGGCTATCTGGCCAGAGGCACCTTCGCCAGCCGCCTGCCCGAGGCCCTGCGCGCGCGCATTCGCGAACACGGCATACGCAACAGCCATTTGTTGTCGATTGCGCCCACGGGAACGGTGAGCCTGGCCTTTGCCGACAACGCGTCCAACGGCATCGAGCCGCCGTTCTCCTGGATGTACAAACGCCGCAAGCGCGAGGCCGATGGTTCCATGGCCGAGTACGCGGTAGAAGACCACGCCTGGCGCCTGTACCGCGAGCTGGGCGGTGACGTGAACCAGTTGCCCGACTACTTTGTCTCGGCGCTGGAAATGTCGGCCGAGGGCCACATTGCCATGATGAAGACGGTGCAGCCCTTCGTGGACACAGCCATCTCCAAAACGGTCAACATCCCGGCCGACTACCCCTACGAAGACTTCAAGGGTCTGTACCTGCAAGCCTGGCGCGCCAAGCTCAAGGGCTTGGCCACCTATCGACCGAACAGCATCCTCGGTTCGGTGCTGGAGACGCATGCCGCTCCCGGCAGCGAAGTGGCCTCCGCGCCCGAAACAGCGCCTGTGGACCCCATGCGCACGGTGATCGAAAGCCGCCCCAAAGGGGCGCTCTCTGCGGTCGCCGAAAAGGTGGATTACTGGACGCAGGAGGGGCAGAAGCGTTTGTATCTGGTGGTGTCCTTCTTGCCAGTACCTGATCCTGAGACCGGTGGCCTGATCGATCGCGCCATTGAATTCTTCATGCCTGTCGGCCAGAGCGGCGAATCGCAGCAATGGGTGACGTCCAGCATGCGGTTGCTCTCGCTGGCCGCGCGCGGCGGCTTCCTGGAGCGCGCGCTCAGCGACATGCGGAAAGTGGCTTGGGATCGCGGCCCGGTACGCTTGGGGACACACCAGAAGGCCGACGGAACCGTGGTGCCGATGTGGCACGACTCGGAGGTCGCTGCCATCGCCTATGCGGTCCAGAACATTTTGGCGCGCCGTGCCCGGCCGGTCCCTGGCGACGAAGAGTTGCCCGTAGGCGAGGCTGCGCTGGCCGCCGTTTCGCCCGTCATGGCCGGCAAGAAGTGCACCGAATGCGGCGCCCACGCCATGATTCGCAAGGACGGCTGCGACTACTGCACCCAGTGCGGCCACCTGGGCAGCTGCGGCTGAACCTGCCGCATTGCGCGTGTCCGGTCCGCCGGCTCCAGCCAAGCCCTCTGCCGAGACGCGCGCGCGGCTGGACTTGCGCTGGCGTGGGGCGCATCTGCTGATCGCGCCGCATCGACTGGCTTTTTTTCTTGCCATGCTGGTGCTGGCTGGAGCATCGCTGTGGTGGGCGCTGATCCAGACGTCGCGCGTGGCCGGCGCTGCAGCGATGGAGCCGGTACTGCCTGCTGCGTTGGCGCACGGCGCGCTCATGGTGTTCGGCTTTTTTCCGCTCTTCTTTTCGGGTTTCCTCTTTACCGCCGGGCCCAAATGGCTGCGCGTACCGCCCTGGCCGGTGCGCAGACTCCTCCCACCTTTGCTCTTGTTGTCGCTTGGCTGGTTGGCCTGGTTGCTGGGTGCCCAATGGCAGCCGTCGCTGGCGCTTGCAGGTGCCTGCTTCGCCGTCCTTGGCATGGTCTGGATCAGTCTGCTCTTCTGGGACCTGCTGCGGCAAAGCCAGGCCGAGGACCGCATGCATGCGCGCGTGATCGCCGTGGCGTTCACGGTCGGCACAGTGTGTGTCGCCGGTCTTGCACTGGCTTTGGCGCTGGGCGCGCCCAGTGTGGCCCGTTTGTTCGTTCTTGCGGGTCTCTGGGGGCTCGATGCCCTGGTCTTTGTCACCGTGGCGCACCGCATGCTGCCCTTTTTCTCACTGCCGTCCGAACACGGCGCGGGCAGTGACAACCCCTGGGGGACGCTGGGCTTGCTCGCGGGTGCGGCCGGTTTTGAGGCGCTGGCGGTATGGATGGATGCGGTGGTGCCGTACGAGTCGCGTTGGGGCGTTGCCTGGGTGCTGCTGCATGGACTGGTGGAATGCACAGTGGGCTCGGTGCTGCTTTGGCGCGCGTGGGGCTGGGCGCAGCGCCAGAGCCTGCGCAACCGCTTGTTGCGCATGTTTTTCCTGGGTTTTGTCTGGCTGGGTCTTGCATTTCTTCTGCACGGCGCGGCTCGCTGGCTCGCCCTGGCTGGCGCGCCTCAGTGGAGCCTGGGCGCCACGCACGCGCTCGGTATGGGGTGCTTGGCTTCACTGATGCTGGCGATGGTGACGCGGGTGTCTGCGGGGAACAGTGGCCGCGCGCAGGTGGCAGACGACACCGTGTGGGCGCTGTTCTGCCTGCTGCAGGCGGCGGTGGCTCTTCGCCTGATCGCCGTGCAGGCAGGCCCCGCTGCGCCGCTGGTGCTGCTGCTTGCAGCCCTGCTGTGGGCTGTAGCCATACTGGCCTGGGCGGGGCGGCTTGCCTCTTGGTACGGGCGACTGCGCCCCGACGGGCGCGCCGGATGACAATGCCGGCTATGCACAACCTGGCTTCCCACCCTGCCTTCGCCTCCGGGCAGGACTGCGCCGCCTTTGCTGCGGCGCTGATGCAGGCGCGCCAGACCATTTTGCCCAAGCGGCTGGGCGAGCCCGCGCCTACACCCACGCAGTTGGCGCAGATTTTGGCCAGCGCCGCGCACGCGCCGGACCATGGCCAATTGCTGCCCTGGCGCTTTGTGCAGGTGCCTGCTGCGGCCCGGCCCGCGCTGGCTGAGGCCTTTGGCCAGGCCCTGCAGGAGCGCGACGCGCTGGCCACACCCGAGCAGTTGGCGCAGGCGCGCGAAAAGGCCTTTCGTTCCCCGGTGCTGTTGCTGGTGGTGGTGGATCTGGCCTGCGGCGATCCCGAGATCGAGGCGGGTGAGCGCATGGTGTCGGCGGGCTGCGCCGTGCAAAACCTGCTGTTGATGGCCACCGCGCTGGGTTTTGGCTCGGCTCTGACCAGTGGCAAAGCCCTGTCCTCGGCCCCGCTGCGCACGCTGTTTGGCCTTGCTGCCGGGCAGCAGGCGCTGTGTTTCGTCAACATTGGCAGCGTGGTGTCGCCCAAGCGCGCCCGCATTCGGCCGGCCCCATCGACGTATCTGGACCTTCTGGACGTGCAGGCACGGCCTTCTGCTCAGCCCTGAGCAAGTTCGACCTATTTTTTGAACTCTGGAATCAACCCATGGAAATTTCCTGTTTTGACGATCTTTTGCAAGCCGCACGAGCGCAGGGCGAGCCCCAGCGCCTGCTGTTTGTGTTTGCTGGTGTCGAATTGCCCGACGACGCCACGCCGGCCCAACGCGAGCGCTTTGCCAGGGGCGAAGGCGGTGCGCTGGTGCCACAGATGTGTGTCGACAAGGCACCGGACGAGCTGGCGTCGTTTGACGCGCTGGTCCAGGAAGCCGCCCAGTTCGGCAAGGACTGGATTCTGGTGTTTGCCGCTGCCATGTCAGGTAGCTTGAACCGCGCGCCCACCAGCAGCGACGCCGAGGTGCCGCTCGAGGGTATGGTGGATGCCATCAAGCGCGGCGTGCATTCGGGGTTGATCCCGTTTGATCGCACCGGCCACACGGTGCAGATCGATTGACGGTGGCAAGCCCTTCCCGCGGCATCCCTCTGCCTGGCTTTGGCGCGCCGGCGGTCGGTTTCGATACCCCGTTCGAGATGCTGGAAGCCTGCCACGAGCGCGTGCAGCGCACGCTGGCGCTGCAGCAGCGCCTGTGTGAGCACCTGCAAACCCAAGGCTGCGACGATTCGGCCCGCAGCGCGGCATTCGACGTGCTGCGCTACTTCGACATTGCCGCGCCACTGCACCATGAAGACGAGGAGCGCCATGTCTTTCCCGCGTTGCACGCGGCCAAGGACGAAGCCTTGCTCGCGGCCGTGGCGCAACTGCAGGCCGACCATGTTGCCATGGCGCAGCGCTGGGCGGTGGCCCGCAGCGCCTTGCTGGCGCTCTCAGGCGGTGGCATCACGCAGTTTTCTGCCGAGCAGTTGGCGGCACTGGACGCTTTTGCTGCCGGCTATGCAGACCACATCCGTACCGAAGAAGAGTGGGTCTACCCAGCCGCGCGCGCGGCCATGGACGCTGGCGCGCTGCAGGCCATGGCGCGCGACATGCGCCAGCGGCGCGGTGCAGCGCAATAAGTGCTATTTATTTTATAGCTGTTGACGCTTGTGGAATAAGAGCTGGAGGCCTATTTGATGCTTAAAATTCAGCGTCAATGCACCACCACCGGGTGCTGCGCCAGCCCGGTATAGCCTTCCAGCGTGTCCTCCACCTCTTCCTGGGTCGGCGCATCGCGCTGCCAGGCCAGGATCTGGAGCTGGAACATCTCGGCCCAGGAGCCGTCGAGATAGACCTCCTTGCCGGTGCGTTTGTCGACAATTTCAAACCCGTGGCGCGCCAACTGCAACGGCGCCGGCCCGTCGTCGGAGGAAACCTCCACGCGGTCGGCATCGGGCAGCATGTGCACCACCACAAAAGAATCCGAGTCGTAGAGCATGTTCATGGCGTTCCTCCTGCGCTTGTAGTCATTGTCAGATGGATTCGATGCGCCAGAGTTCAAGCGCTCACAATGACTGCACGGCTTGTCTGTTTGCGCCTACAGCGTGGCCTCGATCCGACAATGCGCCTTCTCAAGGTGCTTCGTGCCCGCTCAGGTTCAGCTCGACGAAGTCGCCATTGGCCTCGGTGATGCGAATGCGCGCGGGCAGGTAGCCCAGTTCGGGGGCCAGCCAGACCTGGGCTTTCTGGTCGTAGTCGCGCCGGGGCAGGCGCTGCAATTGCACGGTGCGCATCGTGCCGACCGGCAGTTCCAGCGCTTCTTCGCCCTCGACGGTGAAAGTCCAGACGTCGGCCGCGCGGGCGCTTACCGTCGTCATCGCGATCCGCGTGCCGGCAGGGTAGTGCTCGGGTGCGGCGGCCAGCATGCTGGCCAGTTGCAGGAACACGCTCAGCCGGTCTTGCGCACCCGGCTCGATCGGAGCGGCCGGCGTGTTGGCGCTGAAAGTGACCTGCCCCTTGGCAAAGTCGAAATGCGCGGCGCGCTCGCTGCGCGAGCGGTCGCCAAAACGCCGTGGCTGCAGGCCGCGCTCCGTAACGCTACCGACGCTGCTCTGTGATCGCGAGCCCAGAAAAATCACTTTCACTTCCTGGTGGGCGCTGTAGCTGGTGGCGTCGTGCTGCCAGAGCAGCTCAGCCTGCGCGTTGTAGCCAAAACCACGCGCCTTGCCGGTGACCTCGAAGCTCAGGCGCGCAGGTGGTGGGAGCTTGACCGGGGGCGGGTTGTCTCCCGCTGTGGGCGGAGGGCTTTCCTGTTCAGGGGCAGACGCCGCGCGCACGGGGGTTTCGGCGGCATGCGCGGTTGCAAGGGGCTGCGCTTCGTTCTCGCTGGAAGCGTCCAAGGCGAGCAGCTCGCTCTGGCTGGGCGCAAGCCATGGCGGGCTGGCAAGGACCGAAGGCGTTGCCGCTGGCGCGCCTTCAGCCAGATCAGTGGGAGAGGCTGCCGGGACGGGTGTTTGCGTGCGTGGGACTGCGGGCGTTTTGGCCGACGGCTTGGCCCGCTTGGGCGCCGCCCGGACCACGGGAGCGGCCACGGGGCTGAGAGCGGCGGGGGCGTTGACGGTGCGGGTCACAAACACCGGCGGTGCGCTGGCGGTGGGACGCAGGGCGCTGGCCGAGGCGCCCGAAAGCAGCAGCGCATGCAGGGCCAGCACCACGGTGGTGAGCACGAAGAGCAGGCGCCGGGGGATCATGGCTTGTGGGTCGACAACACCCTGCCACGTTACCATCCCTGCCGCGCGAGCGCGGCGCTCGCGTACCATGCGGGCGTCGTGGCACGCCTGTTGCGCCGCCGCAGCCACCATCCGCACGCCCCATGAAGCTCGCTACGTTGAAGGACGGTTCGCGCGACGGCCAGTTGGTCGTCGTCTCGCGCGATCTCGCCCAGGCCCATTACGCCACCGGCATCGCCAACCGCCTGCAGCAGGTGCTGGAAGACTGGGGATTTTTCGCCCCGCAACTACAGGACCTGTCGGACGCGCTGAACGCCGGCCGCACCCACCACGCCTTTCCCTTGGATCCGCAGCAGTGCCTGGCGCCGCTGCCGCGTGCTTACCAGTGCCTGCAGCGTGCCGAGTCATTGAGTGAAGAGACTGCGGCACGCGCCGGCATGCCCGACATGGTTCAGCTTGCCGGCGACGCAATGCTGGGCGCCTGCGCCGATATCGCTGCTGGCAGCACGGCCATGGAGATGGATTTCGGCGCTGGCCTGGCGGTCATCACCGGCGACATTGCCGCTGCCAGCACGCCGGCCCAGGCACTCGATGGCGTGCGCCTTGTGATGCTGGCCAATACCCTCAGCCTGCGGGCGCTGGAAGCGCGCGAACGCGCCGCAGGCCTGGGGCCGCTTCTCAGCCGGCCGGCGACGGCTTTCAGTCCGGTGGCAGTGACACTGGACGAACTCGGCGCCGCCTGGGACGGCGGGCGTGTCGCGCTGGCGCTGCAGGTCGGGCTGAACGGCCGCAAGTTCGGTCTGTGCGACGGCGTGGCTGGCATGCCCTGGGGGTTTGGCGAGCTTATCGCCCACGCCGCCTGCACGCGCCCGGTGCGCGCCGGCAGCATCGTCTGCAGCGGCCCCTTGGCCACAGCCGCTGGGCCGCTCGCCCAGGGCCGCGCGGAGTCGGCGCGCGGCTTCAGCAGCATGCAAGCCAAGCGCCGGGCCGAAGCGCAGGAGGCGGGGCAAGCCAGCACCGGCTACCTGCAACCGGGCGACGTGCTGCGCATGGAGATGAAAGGCAGCAGTGGTGCCAGCCTGTTTGGCGCCATTGAACAGGCCGTGGCCGAAGCCGCGCCATGGCCGCAATGAAAGATTCCGACGTCGGGCAAGGCGGCCCCGAAATGCGGGCCTACTACGCCGCCCGCGCCGAGGAATACGACGCGGTCTATTGCAAGAGCGAGCGCCAGTTCGATCTGCGCGCCATCAAGGCTTGGCTGCCAGCGCGCTTTGCGGGTGCGCAGGTGCTGGAAATCGCCTGCGGCACCGGCTACTGGACGCAATTCATCGCCCCCGTGGCGCGCAGCGT encodes:
- the narJ gene encoding nitrate reductase molybdenum cofactor assembly chaperone produces the protein MALFNHTPHASKSLRVLARLLGYPDADLRTHLPELRAALHEEKALAAPRLAELEALIETLSRKAVLDIESDYVELFDRGRATSLHLFEHVHGDSRDRGPAMIDLAKTYEQTGLFLGEGELPDFLPVVLEFTSTLAPRQAREFLSEMAHIFNAIFAALQQRESPYAAVLGALLELSGEKASPVDIAPEESIDAVWEEPVVFDGCSSKGQARPDQAQPIHIVPKSARQALSSLGAQP
- the narI gene encoding respiratory nitrate reductase subunit gamma, which produces MTSLNGFLFGVYPYICLTVFLLGSLLRFDRDQYTWKSDSSQMLRTGLLRWGSNLFHVGILFLFFGHLVGLLAPHAFYAHFLEASVKQKIAIYSGGTFGVLCFIGLTMLIYRRMFDERIRYTSHKTDLAILLILWVQLVVGLITLPFSWAHSDGSVMLILADWAQRILTLRTVDAEVLAGLPWPYLVHIVFGMTIFLLFPFSRLVHVWSGFASVGYLLRPYQIVRSRRLHVGVTTRSSHAPKPVQASHPAAPSKGKFS
- a CDS encoding peptidylprolyl isomerase, yielding MSISPPVSPLADAGSCGSGCGCGNATASAPALSAQDMLTATINRIALHAQGQRPEAGELRELAYAELLRQRAVSLGLLPEHTGPMAPELSESERQILEAMVDREVSSPQPEEVECQRYHQAHACEFTVGQALHMRHILFAVTPGINVQALAVHAEKALLELTHKDTPPDRFAKRAAELSNCPTSSQGGDLGWVGPDDCAPELAKALFHQSHNQSGVGVHPTLVHSRFGFHIVEVLERRAGTEPTYAEVRERIARLLAMQSRARALYQYMALLAGEAELENIVLDAADSPLVQ
- a CDS encoding carbonic anhydrase encodes the protein MGLQGGASGEDCDSSAAGGDDLLLRLRSFKSDYFPLHQQRFQDLVAEGQHPTTLFIGCSDSRLLPYLLTGAGPGELFLVRNVGAFVPPYDGSYGHHGTAAAIEFAVLSLQVGHIIVCGHSHCGAIKALYEEVPAEANNLRRWLDLGRDAALPVVPTPDALRRTEQRAVVLQLERLMDYPMVRRRVVAGQISLHGWHCVIEDGEVHVFDVQSGRFVAASVATHSGTGPYHPYVEHDGQVLSDENP
- a CDS encoding adenosylcobalamin-dependent ribonucleoside-diphosphate reductase gives rise to the protein MKREDLGRAQDVTAIQPISLDVLQEKYLKPGETSVEDLFRRVARALASVEAEGEREKYEALFLANMHAGAIGAGRIMSAAGTTIQATLINCFVQPVGDCIQGMDDEGFPGIYEALREAAETMRRGGGVGYDFSRIRPRGAEVKGTHSMASGPCSYINVFDQSCSTVESAGARRGAQMGVLRIDHPDVMDFITAKRTPGRWNNFNVSVGVSDAFVQAVLDDQPWELVHKARPGATVMGTGAYQRADGKWVYASLPARELWDTIMKSTYDFAEPGILFLDQINTDNNLHYCEDINATNPCGEQPLPSYGCCDLGPIILTRFVRHPFGFDGVPAFDFAAFEKSVALQVRALDNVLDVTFWPLPQQRDEAHAKRRIGVGFTGMGNTLAMLCVRYDKDEGRAMAARIAEHMRDAAYSASVDLAIEKGRFPKFDADGYLARGTFASRLPEALRARIREHGIRNSHLLSIAPTGTVSLAFADNASNGIEPPFSWMYKRRKREADGSMAEYAVEDHAWRLYRELGGDVNQLPDYFVSALEMSAEGHIAMMKTVQPFVDTAISKTVNIPADYPYEDFKGLYLQAWRAKLKGLATYRPNSILGSVLETHAAPGSEVASAPETAPVDPMRTVIESRPKGALSAVAEKVDYWTQEGQKRLYLVVSFLPVPDPETGGLIDRAIEFFMPVGQSGESQQWVTSSMRLLSLAARGGFLERALSDMRKVAWDRGPVRLGTHQKADGTVVPMWHDSEVAAIAYAVQNILARRARPVPGDEELPVGEAALAAVSPVMAGKKCTECGAHAMIRKDGCDYCTQCGHLGSCG
- a CDS encoding NnrS family protein, which codes for MSGPPAPAKPSAETRARLDLRWRGAHLLIAPHRLAFFLAMLVLAGASLWWALIQTSRVAGAAAMEPVLPAALAHGALMVFGFFPLFFSGFLFTAGPKWLRVPPWPVRRLLPPLLLLSLGWLAWLLGAQWQPSLALAGACFAVLGMVWISLLFWDLLRQSQAEDRMHARVIAVAFTVGTVCVAGLALALALGAPSVARLFVLAGLWGLDALVFVTVAHRMLPFFSLPSEHGAGSDNPWGTLGLLAGAAGFEALAVWMDAVVPYESRWGVAWVLLHGLVECTVGSVLLWRAWGWAQRQSLRNRLLRMFFLGFVWLGLAFLLHGAARWLALAGAPQWSLGATHALGMGCLASLMLAMVTRVSAGNSGRAQVADDTVWALFCLLQAAVALRLIAVQAGPAAPLVLLLAALLWAVAILAWAGRLASWYGRLRPDGRAG
- a CDS encoding nitroreductase family protein; amino-acid sequence: MPAMHNLASHPAFASGQDCAAFAAALMQARQTILPKRLGEPAPTPTQLAQILASAAHAPDHGQLLPWRFVQVPAAARPALAEAFGQALQERDALATPEQLAQAREKAFRSPVLLLVVVDLACGDPEIEAGERMVSAGCAVQNLLLMATALGFGSALTSGKALSSAPLRTLFGLAAGQQALCFVNIGSVVSPKRARIRPAPSTYLDLLDVQARPSAQP
- a CDS encoding ribonucleotide reductase subunit alpha — protein: MEISCFDDLLQAARAQGEPQRLLFVFAGVELPDDATPAQRERFARGEGGALVPQMCVDKAPDELASFDALVQEAAQFGKDWILVFAAAMSGSLNRAPTSSDAEVPLEGMVDAIKRGVHSGLIPFDRTGHTVQID
- a CDS encoding hemerythrin domain-containing protein translates to MASPSRGIPLPGFGAPAVGFDTPFEMLEACHERVQRTLALQQRLCEHLQTQGCDDSARSAAFDVLRYFDIAAPLHHEDEERHVFPALHAAKDEALLAAVAQLQADHVAMAQRWAVARSALLALSGGGITQFSAEQLAALDAFAAGYADHIRTEEEWVYPAARAAMDAGALQAMARDMRQRRGAAQ
- a CDS encoding DUF3567 domain-containing protein, producing the protein MNMLYDSDSFVVVHMLPDADRVEVSSDDGPAPLQLARHGFEIVDKRTGKEVYLDGSWAEMFQLQILAWQRDAPTQEEVEDTLEGYTGLAQHPVVVH